The Desulfomicrobium escambiense DSM 10707 genome segment GGCCCACGCAGTCGCCGGCGGCGAAGACTCCGGGGATGTTGGTGCGCTGTTCGCGGTCCGTGTCGATGAACTGGCCGTTGCGCACGAGGCCCAGGCTGTAGGCGAAGTCGTTGGACGAGGCCTGGCCCATGGCGATGAAGAGCCCCTGGGCGTCGATCTGTTCCCCGCCGTCCATGACCACCTGCTCCAGACCGCCGTTTCCGGCCAGGCTCGTGATCTTCGACTGCAGCACGGGTATGCCGCTTTCACGCAGGCGCCAGAGGAATTCCTCGCTCATTTCCGGGGCCTTGCCCTGAGTGCAGACCTGCACGCTCGGCGTGTACTGCAGCAGTTCGAGGGCCTGGTTGGCCGCAAAATTGGCTTCGCCCACGACCATGACCGGCTTGCCGCGCATGAAGTATCCGTCGCAGCTAACGCAGTAGGACACGCCCTTGCCCTCGTAGTCGCCGAGATTGGCGATGCCCGGCCGGACCCTGGACACGCCCGTGGCCAGGACGAGGGCCGTGGCCTCGATCTCGCCGTCCTCGGTCTTGGCCACAAACTTCTGGTCCCCGTTATGGTGCATGGCCAGCACGCGGTCGCAGCGCATCTCCACGCCGAATTTGGCGGCCTGGGCGCGTCCCCGCTCGATGAGCTCCTTGCCCGTGATGGGCTCGGTGAAGCCGAAGTAGTTGTCGATCTCGTAGTCGCCCGCCACCTTGGGGGCGCAGCCGACGATCAGGGTGCGCATGCCGGCGCGGGCCGTGTAGATGGCGGCGGAAAGTCCCGCAGGACCCTGTCCGATGATGAGGATGTCGGTCTTTTCCATATGAAACGCTCCTGTCGTAGGGTTTGGCGAACTGATAAGACGGGGGAGCCGCCAAGGCAATGCGCCGGCGTCAGATTTTGCGGGGTGAGCGGGACAGACAGTGGCGCAGGGCCCGGCCCAAGGCCCCCAAATCCACGGGTTTGGAAATGACCCGGCAGACCCGCGCGGGACGAACGGTCAGTCCGGGAGTGGGGGAGGCCGAGGCCAGCACTACCGGGGCCTGGGACCCGGCCGCGCTCAGGGCCGCGCACAGCTCCTCGGTCTGTCCGGCGGTGCCGTCCTCGGTCAGCACGAGGTCCAGGCGGCCGGGCTTCGCGGCGACGGTTTCGACTCCCCGGCCAGGGCTGTCGGCCGGGATGGGCTCGTAGCCGAGCCTGGTCAGACAGGCGCAGGTCGCGGCCCGGACTTCGGGGTCCGACTCGACGACCAGGATGCGCTCGCCGCAGCCCATGATTTCCGGAGGCGCCGCAGCCTCGGCGCTTTCCGCGGGCGCATGGGGGCTGGCCGGCAGGCAGACCTGCACCGTCAGGCCGCCGGACTCGTTGCGGGCGAAACGCAGCTTGCCGCGCAGGGTCTTGACGATCTTCTGGGTCACGAAGAGCCCCAGGCCCGTGCCCTCGTCCTTGGGCTTGGTGGTGAAGAAGGGTTCGCACAGCCGCGGCAGGTCCTCGTCGGGGATGCCGGGTCCGTTGTCGGACACGGTGATGACCGTCAGCACGCTATCCGGATCCGTGACCAGCAGCTCTGGATCCTGGTCCGAGTGCCGGCGGACCGTGATCACGATGCGCGGATCCGGCGATCCGGCCAGGGCGTGCACGGCGTTGTTGGTCAGGTTCATGAGAATCTGCTGCAGGTGAACGGGGTCGCCGAAGAGGGCGCCCGGCTCGGGGTCGAGGCTCGCTTCGATGGCGATGTGCTGGGGCGTCGTCCCGCGGATGATCTCCAGGGCCTCGAGCATGGCGTCGCGGATGGGGAAGCGCGTGAACTCCTCATGCATCTTGCCCGTGAAGTGCAGGATGCTGCGGATGAGGGACGTGCCGCGCTGGCAGACGCGCAGGATGCGTTCCAAGTCCTCCTGGTCCGGGGCCTCGCCGGCTTCGATGGCCCCGCGGACAAGCTCGGCCGAGAAGACGACGGAGGACAGGATGTTGTTGAAGTCGTGAGCCATGCCGCCGGCGATGGTGCCGATGATGCCCAGCTTCTGCTGTTTGAGGAACTGATGCTCCAGTTCGAGGTTGGCCTTCTGCAGTTCCAGGGTGCGTTGCTGGACCTGGCGCTCCAGGCCAAGGCGGTATTCCTCGTTCTCGCGGATGAGCGCCGCCCGCTCCAGGGCCTTGTCCACGGCGTGGTGCAGGACCGTGGGCGAGACGATGGGCTTGACGAGATAGTCCCAGGCCCCCAGGCGCAGGGCCTTGACGGCCTCGTCCAGCCCGCCCTCGCCGGAGATGACCAGAACCGGCACGCGCTCGATGACGTCGGACAGGTGCGAGAGAAGGTCCAGGCCGTTCATGACCGGCATCTTCAGATCGACGATGAGCAGGTCCGGCCGGCGGGCCCGGAAAAGGTCGAGGCCCTCCAGGCCGTTGCCGGCCTGCAGGACCTCGAATCCGCGTGACTTGAGCACCGTGCCGGTGGTGGCGCGGATGAACGCGTCGTCATCCACCACCAGAACGGTCGTGGGGCGTGTCTCGGGCATCCTAGAACTTGTAGCCGA includes the following:
- a CDS encoding NAD(P)/FAD-dependent oxidoreductase, which codes for MEKTDILIIGQGPAGLSAAIYTARAGMRTLIVGCAPKVAGDYEIDNYFGFTEPITGKELIERGRAQAAKFGVEMRCDRVLAMHHNGDQKFVAKTEDGEIEATALVLATGVSRVRPGIANLGDYEGKGVSYCVSCDGYFMRGKPVMVVGEANFAANQALELLQYTPSVQVCTQGKAPEMSEEFLWRLRESGIPVLQSKITSLAGNGGLEQVVMDGGEQIDAQGLFIAMGQASSNDFAYSLGLVRNGQFIDTDREQRTNIPGVFAAGDCVGRFLQISVAVGEGALAGRAAISHVKESRRANLDK
- a CDS encoding response regulator; this translates as MPETRPTTVLVVDDDAFIRATTGTVLKSRGFEVLQAGNGLEGLDLFRARRPDLLIVDLKMPVMNGLDLLSHLSDVIERVPVLVISGEGGLDEAVKALRLGAWDYLVKPIVSPTVLHHAVDKALERAALIRENEEYRLGLERQVQQRTLELQKANLELEHQFLKQQKLGIIGTIAGGMAHDFNNILSSVVFSAELVRGAIEAGEAPDQEDLERILRVCQRGTSLIRSILHFTGKMHEEFTRFPIRDAMLEALEIIRGTTPQHIAIEASLDPEPGALFGDPVHLQQILMNLTNNAVHALAGSPDPRIVITVRRHSDQDPELLVTDPDSVLTVITVSDNGPGIPDEDLPRLCEPFFTTKPKDEGTGLGLFVTQKIVKTLRGKLRFARNESGGLTVQVCLPASPHAPAESAEAAAPPEIMGCGERILVVESDPEVRAATCACLTRLGYEPIPADSPGRGVETVAAKPGRLDLVLTEDGTAGQTEELCAALSAAGSQAPVVLASASPTPGLTVRPARVCRVISKPVDLGALGRALRHCLSRSPRKI